The following is a genomic window from Microcoleus sp. FACHB-672.
TTGCTGGCTATATTCCACGCCGGCTTGAGCTTGTTTGTCAACATCTATGTAGCCCACGATTTCCGCTGCCACGTCTTGCTGAGGGTACAGCCGGGTGAAATTTTGAATCAGTTCTAAACCATCGATGCTTTCTGTAGCGATGCGATCTCCCACTTCTTGCGCGAGGAAATCAGCAACGCGAATGCCGGTATCTCCACTTTTGAACAGCCCCTCTAATTCGCCGGCTGGGCGATCTAAAATCCGACCCAGTTGATCTGCGATCTGTGCCGCCGGCTTTTTAAACATTTGGGGGTGGGCATAGAGCGTGTAGACGGGCCGATCAATGGCTAATAAATTGCCATTGCGGTCAGTAATTGGGCGTCGCGGGATTGGCGCGGGTGGAGCGACTTTTTGCTGTTGCTGGGCGCGTTCTCCTAACTCCTGTCCCTGAATAATTTGCAACTTAAACAAATTCAGCCCTAACCCCAGTCCGCCGACGAGCAAAACTCCCCCAACCACCATCAATCTAAAGCGGTTGGCCAGCTGGGAGGAGGCGGGTAGGGACATTTCCCCCTGATTTTTTGCCTTGGTTGAGGAGCGGCGCTGCTTTCGTTTTGAGCTTGGCGCTGCTTCTTGACGGTGGCGGGTTTTGGGATCAGAGAGGCGAACGCTTACGCCGATGCGCTCTTGGAAGGGTTTGCGATCGGGTTGTGTCTGCTGGCGTTTCTTGGATCGGCGTTTGTGCCGGCCCACACCTTCTGAGGACGGTGGCGTTGTAGAGTCCATAGTTCGCTCACTCACTCACGGTTTCTTGCTGCACATTTGTCCTTTACAGGTGGAACAGTGCCGCACTCCAAGCACCCTTAGCACTCGAATTTACGACGGCTGCGTTTTCAGCCGGCAACTGCTGGTTTGAGTTTTCCCAGACAGTGATGGGGGCGCTTGATACAGGACAAAGCACACTGACGATTTTAGTAACCCAATGGGGTTTTGACTGCCTCTTTTGAACCGGCAGACGACTGTGGATCAGGTACAGGAGGGATTGCCGGCTTCGTGCGGGGTGGTGCTGGCTCTAGAAAAATGATTTGGCTCGGATCTGGCGGGACTAATTCGCTCCCCGGCAGTTCTGCCTGCTGGGCAATTTGATGTTTGATAACGGCATTGGCGGCTGCTAGCTGTTGCTCTTGCCGGCGCAGATTATTGAGCTTGCGGGACTCGTTTCCCGACACCTGCTGGCAATAAACTGTCCATCCATAAACGCTTAAGCACGCGGCCACTGAGATTAACGTTAAAAGTGAGGAACTCTGCTGTACGCGAACGAGCCAGCTCAACCATAACGGGGTATTGCCTGGAGTCGGCAGAATTTTAACGCTTTGGTTGCCGGTTAAAGGCGCTACGCTTTGGTTGCCGGTTAAAGGCGCTACGCTTGTTAGTTTTGTTTGAGTAATGGGCGTAATTTTCGCACTCGAGCCGGTAATATCTGATTTTATAGACCGAAATCGTCGGGTAGAATTCGTCGAGATCATTGCAACAGACATAGACTTCACCTATATCAAGTAGAGATTTTCCCACCCAGGGGTACAGAATTGATGACAATTATCCTATATCACCCAATCACAGCACCGTTTGGCTAGTTTTCTCCACAACACCTCAAAAATTAATCACAACCATCCTAGCACCCGGCTGTTTTTGCACTAAACAAGATCATTTCTTCGGGTAAGAGAGGGCATCTCAGGGAAAATAAATGAATTTATGTGAAATTTTTGGTTAAATAGAGTATCTTATTCATCTAGCGGATTTCAATTATTGCCGCAAGCGCTTGATGAGTGGAACATGACGGTTTTGCCGGGTTCCAGGCTGAGAAGCGCTCGAAAACTGCGCGTTGTAAACCTTAGTTAGGAGGAAACGCCTCTTCCATCCCTGAGGATGGGGTGATCGGCGTGTGAGAGTGTTATGAACAAAAAATTCTTTAGTTTCGCTTTAGTTCTTACCTTGGCCGCCGCTCTCGGAGCTTGCGGTGAGGGAGCTGATACACCAGATGCCACGACGACAACTCCTGCTGGAGGAACTTCTTCTCCTGCAGCCACTACACCGGCTACGTCTCCGTCTCCAGCGGCGACAACCTCGCCGGCTAAGCCTCCCGCAAAAACTCCCTAGTTGGAGACAGGCTGATTTAAACTTCCAGCGTCTAAGTTTGGTAGCAGCTTTGGCATGGAAGTTTGAAAGGTAATAGGCTGGCAATCGCTCCTCACTATTTCCTTTGGCTTAGTTGCAGGATGGCCAGTATTTTGCATCTAACGGTTTAAAGTTACCTAATTGTTGAATAACAGTCTGTTAACTCAGCAGCTAAGATCAGCTAGTCTTGTATTCGCCTGAATCAAGCCTAGCTATTTTCGCTTTTTTTACATAAAAAAATCATCGCCATCAATTGCTAGTTAAAAGAGTTTAATGAATTGATTGGCAAATGCCGGCTTAAAAGACAATAGGATAGACAACTGGGTTGGCTGTTAAACTTTTTGAATGCTTTTACTGCAATTTAGTACCTCTCATTACTGCCGCAAGGCTCGCTTAGCTCTGGGTTACAAAAAGATAGCTTACCGAGTTGAAAATTTAACCCCTGGAGCACACGCCCTTAAGCTCAAGCCATTGACAGGGTTGACGACGCTGCCGGTCTTGTTGCCGGAAGTTGAGGGCGCACCGGCAGCAATTGGAGACTCGACGCAAATATTGAAGTTTCTGGAAGGTTACTGTCCTGATCCGCCCCTTTCGTTAAGTGATCACCGGCAGCAAACAGAAGCATTGATGTTGGAAGATTGGCTTGACGAAAGCATCGGCACAGCTACTCGCTTTGTTTATTACGATTTTCGGGCGGGTGCCGGCAAGCAGATTGACCCCTCGTTATTTAGCCAGCTAGTAATTGGGGTGGTGCGCCGGCAGTATGCCATTAAGCCTGCATCTGTGCAGCGAGCAACTGATCGCCTTGCCGGCGCAATGGAAGAACTCTCTAGCCGGTGGCAGAACAGTCCTTATTTAGTTGGGGATCAATTGAGTGTTGCAGATATCGCAGCCGCCGCGCTGCTAAGCCCCTTAGCGCTGATTCCCCAATACCGGCAAGATTATCCCTGGCTGTTTGAGCGGATCAGCCAAATCCATCAAATCTGCGGCGAACCGCTGCCGCCTGGATTATAAAAGAAAAGGTAACGAGTGAAGGGACAACAATGAAGCGCATCCCATTACTTAAATTTGGTGCCGGTGTTGGTGTTTTGCTAGGGCTAACGCTGGGAAGGGTTGAGCCGGCATTTTCTTTGCCGCCGGTAGAAGAAATACCAGAAGAAATCTTACGGACAGAAATTTTTACCGAAGCACGTTCGCCGATAGACGGCAAACCCCTCACGGCGGCTGAGTATGCGGAACTAAAAGCTCAGTTAGAAACTGGGCCAACACCTCGCTTAAGTTCTGAAGTGCGGCACGTCATTTTCCAGCTGCGTGTTCGCCGACTGATTCGTACGATTATTCCGTTTAACATCGTGCCTTAGACCGCATTTTAGGGAGCGTGACTCACGCGCCCTAAAACTTGCTACTCGGCAGTTTTTTCTTGAGTAAACGTGTAAATCTTTTGCAGTTCTAGATGCTCACAAACAGAGGAAGGCAAATGGTTGTGGGGAAACATCTGACGGTCTAATTGCACACCTAAACTGGTTAGGGGATCGCCACCGGCAGACACCAAAAATTCTAATTGCTGGATTTGCGGCCAGCCGGCTAGGCTGTCGAGAATTTGGGCAATCGCTTGCACGTAAGGGTGTCCGGGTTGCTCATACCAATCTGATGCAGCCAGATCTGCTTGATCAAAGCCTAAATGGAACGTCAGCGCCGGCTCACCAAACAAGGCAATAGTGACAGGACGCGCTTCTTCTTGCAGCAACAGGTTATGAACATTGCCTAAATGCCGCAGTTTTTCCAATAGTTGATAACGTTCGGTTGCCGGCAGCAACTCATCTTGCCAGTGAATAGCGACTGTCACCAGATAAGTCTGCAACAGTAGATGCCCTAATTTTTCGGCTTTTGTGTTGAGATAGGTGCAGTTGTATGGGTTCGCTTCAATTAACAACGGCAGCCGGTCTACCACTTCTAAACCATAGCCTTTCAGGCCGGCAATTTTGCGCGGGTTGTTTGTAATCAAGCGGATTTTCTTGACGCCCAGATCGTTGAGCATTTGCGCCCCTACGCCGTAATTACGCAAGTCTGCGGGGAAACCGAGGCGTTCGTTTGCTTCCACCGTATCCAGCCCCATATCTTGCAATGAGTAGGCTTTCAACTTATTGACCAGCCCAATGCCGCGTCCTTCTTGGCGCAAGTAGACGACAATGCCATTACCGGCATTCTCAATCATTTTCAGTGTCGCTTGTAGCTGCATCCGGCAGTCACAGCGCAGGGAACCCAAGGCGTCGCCGGTGAGGCATTCGGAATGTACCCGCACCATGACGCCGGTGTCTTGAAACTCTTTAGGATCTCCTTTAACAATGGCGACGTGTTCGGTATTATCCAGCAGGTTGCGATAGGCGTAAATCTGAAACTGACCGAACTCGGTTGGCAGAAGTGCCACCGTCTCGCGGCGAATAAATCGGTCGTGTTCCAGCCGATAACTGATCAAGTCAGCGATGCTAATGATTTTCAGTTGGCGGTTTTTTGCATATTCGACTAACTCCAACAGCCGCGCCATCGAACCGTCAGGATTTTGGATTTCGCAAATGACACCGGCAGGATATAAACCCGCGAGTCTTGCCAAGTCCACAGCAGCTTCTGTGTGACCGGCCCGTTTTAATACGCCCCCGTCTTGCGCCCGTAGGGGAAAAATATGGCCCGGTCTTCGCAAGTCTTCAGACTTCGTGGTTGGGTTGATGGCCACTTGGATGGTGCGGGCGCGGTCTTCCGCTGAGATGCCGGTGGTCACGCCCAGGTTGGGTGCGGCGTCAATGCTGACGGTGAAAGCGGTTTGATCTTGCGCGGTGTTCTTGGTGACCATTAAGGGCAAATCTAGTTCATCCAGGCGATCGCCGGTCATGGACAAACAGATCAAACCCCGTGCTTCCACCGCCATGAAATTAATCATGTCCGGTGTGGCAAACTGGGCGGCGCAAATTAAGTCGCCTTCGTTTTCCCGGTTTTCGTCATCGACTACTACAATCGACCTGCCGGCCTTCAGGTCTGCCAAGGCGGCGTCTATCGAGTCAAATTTCACAAATTGCGTTGAGGGATGTTGCGGCGATTCCACAGAGACGTTCCAGCCAATTAGTCGTAAAGTTTTCTATAGCCTAATGTTTTGATTGTAGCCCTTTTACCGGCTCTGTAAACATTAAACGCTTGTTTAACAGCTTTTTGGGGCTGGCGACCGGATGCTAGTTATTATATGGAATACTTTGTGTGTTGGAACGGATAAACTTTTTGGGCCGGGGGCTTTTCCTCATTTTGACTGATATCGTTAAGCTTTTGAGCAACCCTTTTTTTCCAGCTCCTAATTGCCTGATTTATCACATTACTTGCTTAGTGGCAATGTCAAAACTGCCTAATAATTTTCTCGGTTTAACTGTAACTAGCTTCCCGTCTAACATTGTGAAAGCCTATAAATAGCCCCTGCCCCTTGATGCGTATTTAAATGGGTGTGAGGGTTACATTGCAAAAATCTGCCAACTCACTTCTCACCAAGGCGCTTTTTAGCGTAACTTGAATGCTCTCTCCCTTCCCCAGTATGCTCCGGCAATTTTAATAACTTACCTTTTTGGCAGTAGATTTTTTAATCTAATCAGGAGATGTTTTGGCTTTAAGACGTTGAAGTTGCCGACAATAAGTTATTTACTCTAAAATCAAAAGTAATTTGACATTCTAAAGCTTTGCATTTTTATCTTGACAAGCGCTAGGATTTCAGGAAAAACATTATAATAATTTTTTTAAATTCACCTTAAAAGAAAAATCTTACAGATGTTGGTAATTTCCTAAAATCACTTTATAGAAAAACAAACCCTAAAAAAAAAGAACATTTTACCCCAATCAATTTCCATCGGCTTTTATAGCACGCATAATTCAAGCCACTTATAACCGTAAAGAGCTTATTTTTGATTCATTTATGGAATCTGGAACGATTGCTATTGCTGCGTTAATGCTATCACTTCTGGCCCTTGGCGTTGAGCTTTGCCAAGACGACTGCGAGATTACCCTAACTGACTTGAGAATTTTTTACGACAAAAGCAAATTCAGCCATCCCAATAATCTTGATTTTTAAACCGGCAATATTTGTAAAGGCGATAATTCCCGCCATTGAGAATGCTTGATATCCGGGTGTGCTTGCTTGTGGCTGCTGGTTGCTGCTACCTAAGCAAACTTGCTGCTGAAATCCTGTAAAAAAAGATACCTTTCTCCAAAGTTCCTTCAATCGTTCACTGAGTGATATCATTTTCTGTTGCGGTTGCATCCCTAGGGGGGGGAATGCTCACCCAAAAGTTATAAATTCTGTTGTGGGAGACGAATTTACCGACCAATCTGAGCCTCTAAAATCTAAAATAGGAGGGCACTCTTAGTGCTTTTGGTTAGGGCACAAAATTCAAGAATGTAGCATTTTTCTGGCTGTGTGCAACACTAACAATGTAGTTAAGGCGCACGCCGGCTAGTTGAGATAACTTTTCTCGCTACAAACACCTCGTATGTCCAATTCATGACCTTGACTGCTAAATGCTTTAAGCTCAGGACGTACTCTCACCCCAAAAATATACGGGCTATGATAACTGCAAATCCACAGACTTAAGTGTTACTCTTTGTCGCAGTAGAAGCAAAAGCTTCTGTAAAACGCTTTTGAGAAGTCAACCTGGTATAAAATTCAGCAAAAGCTAAACTCTCGTTTAGGAAAACGCTATAAGGAGAAAGGATTATGGATGATTTAGAACGGCTGCCGGTTGGCATTGTAGGCGCGTCAGGCTATGGGGGAGTGCAGTTGGTGCGCTTGCTGATGGATCACCCAAAACTTAAACTGGCTTATTTGGGAGGTGACAGCAGCGCCGGCAAATCTTTCTCCGATCTGTATCCCCATTTCGGTAATTTTGTGAACCAGGCGATCGAGTCAGTGGATGTAGAAACCATTGCGGAACGCTGTAAAGTTGTCTTTCTCTCCCTGCCAAATGGTTTAGCGTGGAAAATGGCACCGGCACTTATTGAGAAAGGGTGCAAAGTTCTCGATCTTTCTGCTGATTACCGATTTTCTAATTTAGACACTTATAAGACATGGTATGGCGGAGATCGCACAGATGGGGAAACTGCTGTCAACGCTGTATATGGTTTACCTGAACTTTACCGCGAACGTATCAAAGAAGCTCAATTAGTCGGTTGTCCCGGTTGCTATCCCACGGCTAGTTTGTTGGCGATTTCACCCCTTCTAAAGCAAGGATTAGTTTTAAGCGAAACGGTGATCATTGATGCAAAATCTGGCACCTCTGGCGGTGGCAGACAAGCGAAAACAAGTATGTTGCTCGCTGAAGCTGATAATTCTTTAGGGGCTTATGGAGTGGCGCGTCACCGGCATACTCCAGAAATTGAACAAATTTGTAGTGATCTCGCCGGCCACGAAGTTTTGGTACAATTTACCCCTCACCTAATTCCAATGGTGCGCGGGATTTTGTCTACCGTCTACGCCACACTACGTGATCCTGGGCTAGTGCGAGAAGATTTAATTACCATTTACACCGCTTTTTACCGATCTTCTCCTTGGGTGAAGATACTGCCCAATGGTGTTTATCCTCAAACCAAGTGGGCTGCCGGCACAAATTTGTGTTACATCGGTGTTGAAGTTGATCCCCGCACAGATCGGGTGATTGTTATGTCAGCGATTGATAATTTAATCAAAGGACAAGCCGGTCAAGCGCTGCAATGTCTTAACTTAATGATGGGCTGGGAAGAAACCCTCGGATTGCCCCAAATGGGTTTTTATCCGTAGCGCAATTTGCAGCCCGAAGGGCATAGCATTTGGATTATAAATTTTGAGTTAAGTCCCAGGTTTTATTCTCCGAATGCTATGCCCCTACGACTTTATCGTTAAAATTTTGTCAGCAAATTAAGCCGGCAACAACTGTTTCTCCTTCACATCAACCGGCGCAGATAAAGCTTCTTCCAAATCCGCACAACCCAGCTTTTCCTCTAAAATCTTCATCACTTCCCGTCCAAAATCGTTAGGATTTTGACGCCAAGCTTGCAGGCAAACTTCCCCAAAAAACGATCCGAATGGTTCAGGATTCCAAAGCAATTTTCGAGCTGTCCAGGGCATGATACTCATCGGATCGTAACCCGGTTTGAGAATATCCTTCTTAAAGGCATATTCTTCTAAATGGGTGTGGGGTTGCAAGCCGATGAAGAAAATGGCCGGTTCAACTTTATCCGGCCCAAAAATACGCTCTAATTCCCGATGGTAGGCAATTGTCTGACGAATCGTTTCATAAGTTTCGTCTATGACATTAAACGAATAGTTGACTGAAACTAAATCATTGAAACCGGCAGCTTTTAAATCGCGGCAGTTTTCCAATACGGTGCGAAGGTTGTAACCCATTCGCATTTTCCGCACAAGTTCTTGGGAACCGCTAGTGATGCCAATTTCAAAATAATTCATGCCGGTTTTCACCATCAGATCGCACAATTCGGGCGTTAAGTTATCCGCGCGAATATACGCTGCCCAGTGAATATCATCCATGCCGGCATCAATAATTTTTTGCAACAGTTCAACGGCATCATCAATAAATTTACGCGCCGGAATAAACTGAGCATCGGTGAACCAAAAATTACGAATTCCGCGATCATAAAGCTGGCGAATCTCTGCCACCACTTCATCGGCTGGATTAATTCGCACCTGCTTGCCTTCAATTACCGTGTAAATGCAATAGCAGCAGTTATGGGGACAACCGCGCTTGGTTTGCACCCCAACGTAAAAATCTTCGTCGTGCAAGTAATATTGAAATTCCGGCCAAATTTTCTCGATATAGTTGTAATTACAGGCCGTTTTCTCAAT
Proteins encoded in this region:
- a CDS encoding glutathione S-transferase family protein, with the translated sequence MLLLQFSTSHYCRKARLALGYKKIAYRVENLTPGAHALKLKPLTGLTTLPVLLPEVEGAPAAIGDSTQILKFLEGYCPDPPLSLSDHRQQTEALMLEDWLDESIGTATRFVYYDFRAGAGKQIDPSLFSQLVIGVVRRQYAIKPASVQRATDRLAGAMEELSSRWQNSPYLVGDQLSVADIAAAALLSPLALIPQYRQDYPWLFERISQIHQICGEPLPPGL
- a CDS encoding glutathione S-transferase, coding for MKRIPLLKFGAGVGVLLGLTLGRVEPAFSLPPVEEIPEEILRTEIFTEARSPIDGKPLTAAEYAELKAQLETGPTPRLSSEVRHVIFQLRVRRLIRTIIPFNIVP
- the ribBA gene encoding bifunctional 3,4-dihydroxy-2-butanone-4-phosphate synthase/GTP cyclohydrolase II, with protein sequence MESPQHPSTQFVKFDSIDAALADLKAGRSIVVVDDENRENEGDLICAAQFATPDMINFMAVEARGLICLSMTGDRLDELDLPLMVTKNTAQDQTAFTVSIDAAPNLGVTTGISAEDRARTIQVAINPTTKSEDLRRPGHIFPLRAQDGGVLKRAGHTEAAVDLARLAGLYPAGVICEIQNPDGSMARLLELVEYAKNRQLKIISIADLISYRLEHDRFIRRETVALLPTEFGQFQIYAYRNLLDNTEHVAIVKGDPKEFQDTGVMVRVHSECLTGDALGSLRCDCRMQLQATLKMIENAGNGIVVYLRQEGRGIGLVNKLKAYSLQDMGLDTVEANERLGFPADLRNYGVGAQMLNDLGVKKIRLITNNPRKIAGLKGYGLEVVDRLPLLIEANPYNCTYLNTKAEKLGHLLLQTYLVTVAIHWQDELLPATERYQLLEKLRHLGNVHNLLLQEEARPVTIALFGEPALTFHLGFDQADLAASDWYEQPGHPYVQAIAQILDSLAGWPQIQQLEFLVSAGGDPLTSLGVQLDRQMFPHNHLPSSVCEHLELQKIYTFTQEKTAE
- the argC gene encoding N-acetyl-gamma-glutamyl-phosphate reductase gives rise to the protein MDDLERLPVGIVGASGYGGVQLVRLLMDHPKLKLAYLGGDSSAGKSFSDLYPHFGNFVNQAIESVDVETIAERCKVVFLSLPNGLAWKMAPALIEKGCKVLDLSADYRFSNLDTYKTWYGGDRTDGETAVNAVYGLPELYRERIKEAQLVGCPGCYPTASLLAISPLLKQGLVLSETVIIDAKSGTSGGGRQAKTSMLLAEADNSLGAYGVARHRHTPEIEQICSDLAGHEVLVQFTPHLIPMVRGILSTVYATLRDPGLVREDLITIYTAFYRSSPWVKILPNGVYPQTKWAAGTNLCYIGVEVDPRTDRVIVMSAIDNLIKGQAGQALQCLNLMMGWEETLGLPQMGFYP
- a CDS encoding photosystem II high light acclimation radical SAM protein → MENRILYVRLPCNPIFPIGVVYLADHVHKLFPEAEQRIFDLGTVPPLDFAGALDACVDEFQPTLLVFSWRDIQIYAPVGGRGGNPLQNAFEFYYAKNPFVKLRGALGGLRITTAYYTELWRNQGLIKRGLQRAQKYRSNARAVVGGGAVSVFYEQLGRSLPAGTIISVGEGEALLEKLLANRDLSDERCYVVGETKPRDRMIHEQPTNIEKTACNYNYIEKIWPEFQYYLHDEDFYVGVQTKRGCPHNCCYCIYTVIEGKQVRINPADEVVAEIRQLYDRGIRNFWFTDAQFIPARKFIDDAVELLQKIIDAGMDDIHWAAYIRADNLTPELCDLMVKTGMNYFEIGITSGSQELVRKMRMGYNLRTVLENCRDLKAAGFNDLVSVNYSFNVIDETYETIRQTIAYHRELERIFGPDKVEPAIFFIGLQPHTHLEEYAFKKDILKPGYDPMSIMPWTARKLLWNPEPFGSFFGEVCLQAWRQNPNDFGREVMKILEEKLGCADLEEALSAPVDVKEKQLLPA